One window of Anaerobaca lacustris genomic DNA carries:
- a CDS encoding dicarboxylate/amino acid:cation symporter, which translates to MALPKLQLHTKILLALVAGAGFGLAANRLGLAWLVVTYIQPVGTAFVRLIGMVVVPLVFASLLVGTTSLKDVRRLGRIGVKTIAFYLCTTAIAVSIGLLLANLAGPGSGLAEQAKSKLIEGAERQDGAAEAAQEKPSVKDVLLNIIPTNPIRAFAEGQMLQIIFFALLTGVCLTLIRPERSEPAVRFFEAVNDVMVMMVHLIMKVAPFGVFALIAGVVADFGLHILLLLAKYCAVVVVGLLVHMLLVYSSALRLLTGMGAVRFFRGIRPAQLIAFSSSSSSATLPVTIECTAENLGVSRAICSFTLPLGATINMDGTSLYQGVSAVFLAQLYGMDLSVAQQLAVVLTATLASIGTAGTPGAGIVTLAIVLSSIGVPLQGIGIIMGVERILDMCRSVVNVTGDAACAAVVAATEDRTRNVPTGALVLLVR; encoded by the coding sequence ATGGCGTTGCCCAAGCTGCAATTGCACACGAAGATTCTGCTGGCGCTGGTCGCGGGAGCGGGGTTCGGCTTGGCGGCGAACCGCCTGGGACTGGCCTGGCTCGTCGTGACGTATATCCAGCCGGTGGGGACGGCCTTCGTGCGGCTGATCGGCATGGTGGTCGTGCCCCTGGTGTTCGCCTCGCTGCTGGTCGGGACCACGAGTCTCAAAGACGTCCGCCGCCTCGGTCGGATCGGGGTCAAGACGATCGCCTTCTATCTCTGCACGACAGCCATTGCCGTCAGTATCGGATTGCTGTTGGCCAACCTGGCGGGACCGGGTTCGGGCCTGGCCGAGCAGGCCAAGAGCAAGCTGATCGAAGGGGCCGAACGGCAGGACGGCGCAGCCGAAGCGGCCCAGGAAAAGCCCTCCGTCAAAGACGTCCTGCTGAACATCATCCCGACGAACCCGATCCGCGCCTTTGCCGAAGGGCAGATGCTCCAGATCATCTTCTTCGCCCTGCTGACCGGTGTCTGCCTGACGCTGATTCGGCCGGAGCGGAGCGAGCCGGCCGTTCGCTTCTTCGAAGCCGTCAACGATGTCATGGTGATGATGGTGCACCTGATTATGAAGGTGGCGCCGTTCGGTGTCTTTGCGCTGATCGCGGGCGTCGTCGCCGATTTCGGACTTCACATCCTGCTGCTGCTCGCCAAGTACTGTGCAGTGGTGGTCGTCGGGCTGCTCGTTCACATGTTGCTGGTCTATTCCTCCGCGCTGAGGCTGCTGACCGGGATGGGGGCGGTCCGATTCTTTCGCGGCATCCGCCCGGCCCAACTGATCGCCTTCAGCAGCAGTTCGAGTTCGGCCACGTTGCCCGTGACGATTGAATGCACGGCAGAGAACCTGGGCGTCTCTCGCGCCATCTGCAGCTTTACGCTGCCGCTGGGTGCGACGATCAACATGGACGGCACTTCGCTCTATCAGGGCGTCTCGGCTGTCTTTCTGGCCCAACTCTATGGGATGGACCTGAGCGTCGCCCAGCAGTTGGCGGTCGTGCTGACGGCCACACTGGCGTCGATCGGCACGGCGGGCACCCCCGGCGCCGGAATCGTGACGCTGGCGATCGTGCTGAGCAGTATCGGGGTGCCGTTGCAGGGGATCGGCATCATCATGGGCGTCGAGCGGATCCTGGACATGTGCCGCAGTGTGGTCAACGTCACCGGTGACGCCGCCTGCGCTGCCGTGGTGGCGGCAACGGAAGATCGCACTCGTAACGTGCCCACAGGGGCATTGGTCCTATTGGTCCGATAG
- a CDS encoding membrane dipeptidase has product MFDRSKGAILVAVAILVSLAAPCGACFSIVVGKNASADGAVLVAHNEDDYPPQVVHHHKVPRQTYGPGEQVVLRNGGVLEQVEQTWAYLWSEMPGMLFSDSCVNEWGVTVTSDNCPSREDRAELTDGGIGWMLRRLIAQRARTAREGVRLAGRLVERFGYIASGRTYVIADPDEGWLFCVVQGKRWLAKRVADDEVAMVANTYTIRQVDLSDEDNVLASADIVTYAIERGWYEPGKDGPFDFAAVYANPASASHPDNAGRQWSGLRYVARDPIEPGFDLPFSVVPRHKLSAADIMEILRHDEADKPEPSTPDSGFGCALCSGATQTSFVAQLRRGLPSDIGIVYWVCLAEPRTSVYLPFHFGISDFPSGFRTECERPASEVFDRRVTAPFVADPREAFWTFSNFRDKVDRQGPALVAATRTEALRIESRAMAMQKPVEEVARRLHETDRIAAGELLANFSKGLYLSALEGMDKVLRQPADDERIVTRARAIHEAVITLDSHVDIAEERYATAELDPGVDHPELRCDLVKMAAGGLDGVFLAVYVRQTPELNAETYAEAQRMAESKFDAIARLTQSMYPDRCALALRADDVEGIVATGRKAIMIGIENGFPIGKDLDRLNDYYDRGARYVTLCHTAHNQICDSSSEPEPLHNGLSPFGKRAVARMNELGIMCDASHISEKSFFDLLEVTRTPILVSHSGCSAVHPHDRNLTDEQLRALRDNGGVIQIVALDAYLRPETPERMDAVRRLREELGIPSYAERQKWSTEQRAAMRPRLREYYRRYEEMAETVPIATVKDFVDHLDHAVRVAGIDHVGVGTDFDGGGGVPGFANHAEALNVTIELVRRGYSDDDIRKIWGGNLLRLWRRVEAVAKER; this is encoded by the coding sequence ATGTTCGATAGGAGCAAAGGCGCGATCCTGGTTGCCGTGGCAATTCTTGTGTCGTTGGCGGCGCCGTGCGGAGCCTGTTTCTCCATCGTCGTGGGCAAGAACGCCTCGGCTGACGGCGCCGTGCTTGTGGCCCACAACGAGGACGACTATCCCCCGCAAGTGGTCCACCATCACAAGGTGCCCAGGCAAACCTACGGGCCGGGAGAGCAGGTGGTGCTCCGCAACGGCGGCGTGCTCGAACAGGTCGAGCAGACGTGGGCCTATCTCTGGTCGGAGATGCCCGGCATGTTGTTCTCCGACAGTTGCGTCAACGAATGGGGCGTAACCGTCACGTCCGACAACTGCCCTTCGCGTGAGGACCGGGCGGAACTGACCGACGGCGGCATCGGCTGGATGCTCCGGCGTCTGATCGCGCAGCGGGCGCGGACGGCCCGTGAGGGTGTGCGACTGGCCGGCCGACTGGTGGAGCGGTTCGGCTACATCGCCTCCGGACGGACGTATGTCATCGCCGACCCCGACGAGGGCTGGCTCTTCTGCGTCGTCCAGGGCAAGCGATGGCTGGCCAAGCGCGTCGCCGACGATGAGGTGGCGATGGTGGCCAATACATACACGATCCGCCAGGTCGATCTGTCGGACGAAGACAACGTTCTGGCCTCGGCGGACATCGTCACATACGCGATCGAGCGCGGGTGGTACGAGCCGGGCAAGGATGGTCCGTTCGATTTCGCAGCGGTCTATGCCAACCCGGCTTCGGCATCGCATCCCGACAACGCGGGCCGACAGTGGAGCGGCCTGAGATACGTCGCGCGCGACCCGATCGAGCCCGGCTTCGATCTGCCGTTCTCCGTCGTGCCCAGGCACAAGCTCAGTGCGGCCGACATCATGGAGATTCTCCGTCATGACGAGGCAGATAAGCCGGAACCGTCCACACCCGACTCAGGGTTCGGCTGCGCCCTGTGCAGCGGCGCGACCCAGACCAGCTTCGTGGCCCAGTTGCGCCGCGGACTGCCGTCGGACATCGGCATCGTGTATTGGGTGTGCCTGGCCGAGCCGCGAACGTCGGTCTATCTGCCATTCCACTTCGGGATATCCGACTTCCCGTCCGGCTTTCGCACCGAATGCGAGCGCCCGGCGAGTGAGGTTTTCGACCGCAGGGTCACGGCACCGTTTGTCGCCGATCCGCGTGAGGCGTTCTGGACGTTCTCGAACTTTCGCGACAAGGTAGACCGCCAAGGACCGGCCCTCGTTGCCGCGACCCGGACCGAGGCCCTGCGCATCGAGAGCCGTGCGATGGCGATGCAGAAGCCGGTGGAAGAGGTGGCGAGGCGACTCCACGAGACGGATCGCATCGCCGCCGGCGAGTTGCTGGCCAATTTCTCGAAGGGGCTGTACCTGTCGGCCCTGGAGGGCATGGACAAGGTGCTGAGACAACCGGCGGACGATGAGCGAATTGTTACAAGGGCCAGAGCGATCCACGAGGCAGTCATCACGCTCGATTCCCACGTGGACATCGCCGAGGAACGGTATGCGACAGCCGAGCTCGACCCAGGCGTCGATCATCCCGAGCTCCGCTGCGACCTGGTCAAGATGGCCGCCGGCGGCCTCGACGGCGTCTTCCTGGCAGTGTACGTTCGACAAACGCCCGAATTGAACGCCGAGACGTACGCCGAAGCGCAGCGGATGGCCGAGAGCAAATTCGATGCGATTGCACGGCTGACGCAGAGCATGTATCCGGATCGCTGCGCCTTGGCGCTCCGTGCCGACGACGTCGAAGGAATCGTGGCGACCGGCAGGAAGGCCATCATGATCGGCATCGAGAACGGCTTTCCCATCGGCAAAGACCTTGATCGACTGAACGACTACTACGACCGAGGGGCCCGCTACGTCACGCTCTGTCACACGGCGCACAATCAGATCTGCGATTCGTCGAGCGAGCCGGAGCCGCTACACAACGGCCTGTCGCCGTTTGGCAAGCGCGCGGTGGCCCGCATGAACGAACTGGGCATCATGTGCGACGCCTCGCACATCTCCGAGAAGTCGTTCTTCGATCTGCTGGAGGTCACGCGGACGCCGATCCTGGTGTCGCACTCGGGCTGCTCGGCCGTTCACCCGCACGACCGCAATCTCACCGACGAGCAGCTCCGGGCCTTGCGCGACAACGGCGGCGTCATTCAAATCGTGGCGCTCGACGCCTACCTGCGCCCCGAGACGCCCGAACGCATGGACGCGGTTCGCCGGCTCCGCGAAGAGTTGGGCATCCCGTCGTATGCCGAACGGCAGAAGTGGTCCACCGAGCAGCGTGCGGCGATGCGACCCCGGCTGCGAGAGTACTACCGCCGCTATGAAGAGATGGCCGAGACGGTCCCTATCGCGACGGTCAAGGATTTCGTCGATCACCTCGATCATGCGGTTCGCGTCGCGGGCATCGACCACGTCGGCGTCGGCACCGATTTCGATGGCGGCGGGGGTGTTCCCGGCTTTGCCAACCACGCTGAGGCACTGAACGTCACCATCGAACTGGTTCGCCGCGGCTACTCGGACGACGATATCCGCAAGATCTGGGGCGGCAATCTCCTGCGCCTGTGGCGCCGCGTCGAAGCCGTCGCCAAGGAGAGGTAG